In Gammaproteobacteria bacterium, the sequence CTGACGCTTTCGCCTGCCTGCGGCACACCGTTTTTCAGCCATATCACGGTGACAACGCGGATAGAGTTGAGCACGATTTCCGCATTGTTCGCCGGGGTACTGAAAGCGAAGCTGTCGTCAGAAACCGTCAGCACACGACTGGCCGAGAGCCCCAGGCCTGTGGCGGTAAGGGTGTCCTGGCCGCCATTGGAGGCAGTCACATCAACCTGCGCCTGACCGGAAACATCCGTGGTCAAAGTTGTGGCTGCGAGAGTATTGCCGTTGGACGAGCTGATACTGATCGTTTCGCCCGGTATACCCGAACCGGCGCCGTCGACCAGCACGATCGTGTAGGTTGCGGTATCGCCCTGCACCAGGCTGTCCGGACCGGAAATACTCAGCTGCGAACCGGCAACTGCCACGGAAACCGCACCTGCCAGAGTGCCGGCGGTGGCGGTAACTGTAATGTCACGGTTGGTGGGGTCACCGGCGGTGGTCAGCGAAGCGGAAGCAACACCAGTGGTGTCTGTGACGGACTGGTTTACAACGATGCCGCCGGAGGTCGCCGAAAATGCTACGTCGACACCCTCGACAAAGTTGTTGTTGCTGTCCTTGACGAACACGGTAATCGTCGCCGGGATACCGCCGTCCGACGGGATCTGCGGGTTGTTGGTGATTACCTCAACGCTGGAGATAACGGGGCCGCCACCCGGCGTTCCCGGTGGGGGCGTGTTTATCCCGCTACCGGTGAGACTGTCGTCATCGCCGCCGCAACTGGCGAGCGCAATCGCCGTCAGGCACAGGGCAGTGATCAGTTTTCGCATTTGTACAATCCTCTGCTGGGACGCCGCCGGGCGTCTCGATTAGTTGAGATTCGCGCCGTCCTTCAAGATACGCGGAGTGACAAAAATCAGCAGCTCCGCTTTGTTGTTGATCCGCTGTGTCTGGCGGAACAGGTTACCGACCACCGGGATATCGCCCAGCACCGGCACCTTGGTATTGGTTTCGCGTATTTCGGTTTCATAGATACCGCCGAGCACGACAGTTTCGCCATCATCCACCAGGACCTGGGTGACTACTTCGCGAGTATCGATACTTGGCACAAGACCGCCGTTAGCGCTTGGCACGACTTCACCAACGTTGTCCTTGCTAACCTGCAGGTCCATGATGATGCGGTCGTCCGGCGTGATCAGCGGTGTTACCACCAGCTGCAGCACGGCCTCTTTGAACTGTGTGGCCGTGGCGCCGCTGGCCGAGGCCTCCTGAAATGGAATCTCCACACCCTGTTTGATGCGTGCTTCCTGCTGGTTGGCCGTGATGACCCGCGGTGTCGAGACGATTTCGCCACGGCCTTCCGACTGCAGCGCCGACAGCTCGAGGTCGAGCAGGTAGTCGGAATCGAGGATCGCCAGCGCCACGCTGCCCACCGGTGAGCCGCTTGGCGCGTTGATGTTAAAGCGGTCATCAATGTTGGGCAGTGTTACCGGGAAGGGTGAGCCGGTTGTCGTCAGGTTATCGACTGCCGAGCTGACAATGACGTCGGAGCCGGCCGACGAGCCGGTGACAGAAATCAGCCCGTCCGAGCTGTTGTCGGAAATGCCTGTGTAACCCATGCGCACGCCCAGCTCGCGGCTGAAGTCGTCGTTGACCACGACGATGCGTGACTCAATCAGAACCTGGCGTACCGGAACGTCCAGCGTCTGCACCAGGCGGCGAATTTCTGCCAGCTTGTCTGCGGTGTCCTGCACCAGCAAGGTATTGGTGCGCTCGTCGATGGCGACGCTGCCACGCTCTGACAGCAGCGACTGCGTGTCAGCCGTGGACTGGATCAGGGTCGCCAGTTCAGATGCCTTGGCGTAGTTTACCTGGATGAACTCGGATCGCAGCGGGGCGAGCTCTTCAAACTGCTTGAGCTTTTCCAGCTCGGCGCGTTCGCGATTGGCAAGTTCGGCTGCTGGCGCAATGATCACAACATTGTCGCGCTGACGCATGTCGAGGCCCTTGGTCTCGAGAATAATGTCGAGCGCCTGGTCCCACGGCACATTCTGCAAGCGCAGCGTGACGTTACCGGTCACCGTGTCGCTGACGACCACGTTCATGCCGCTGACATCGGCCAGCAGCTGCAGCACCGCGCGGGTGTCGATGTCCTGGAAATTAAGCGTCAGACGTTCGCCTTCGTAGTCCTTGTTTTGCTGCTCTTCGAAGAGGTCCGCCGCAGTAGGTATATAGGGTTTCAGCTCGACGGTGAACAGGTTGTCGGACTGGTATGCAACCTGCTCGTAGGCGCCACTGGCTGCGACCACCAGGCGGGCATTGCTGTCGGCCTGACGTGCATCGACGGTGCTTACCGGAGTTGCGAAATCCAGCACATCCATCCGGCGCCGGAATTCGGCCGGCAACCGCGTGTTCTTGAAGTCGACGATGACGGTGTTGCCCTGCTCACGCAGATCAACCACCGTGCGCGGATCGCTCAGCGTCACGATGACGCGACCCGAGCCGTCATTCCCGCGGCGGAAATCGACCGCCTGGATGCTGCGTTCGCCCGGTAACGTGGGCGTGCTGGCCATGCTGGTTGTCGTGGACGTTCCGGGGCCAAAGGCTGGCGCCGCTTCGGCGTACTGCGGCGCAGTTGCCAGCGTCACGAAAATGGAATTCCCTTCGACACGCGTCTCGTACGGCACCAGCGAATCAAGGTTCAGTACGATGCGCGTACGGCCACTGGCCTCGGCAGCCAGGATGGTACGCAGCGAACCGATGTCGACGTCCTTGCGCCGGCTGGGCAATGCCAGGCCGGTGTCTGGCAGATCCAGCGAGATACGCGCGGGGCGGTCGATGGTAAAGCTCAGGGGTTCTGGTGCCGGGCCGCTGAGGCGCAGCTGCAGCTGCAGCTGCTGGCCGGGCAGCGTCTGTACGTCGATTTCCTGCAGCATATTGCCAGGCGCATCAGCCGACCAGGCAGTAGCCATGAATAAGCTCAACAACAGGCCGGCCAGCCCCGAAAGGCGCCAGTGCCACAGCGGATCCCCCTGTTTAAATTCGCTGGGCGTATTGGTCCACGTCATCACTAGAACTCCCGGTTAGTCGCTAAGTGCAACGGCAGCGGGGCGCTCAATATAGCCACCCAGCCCGTCACTGATGATTTCAATGAGTTTTATTTCCGAGTCAGAGATTTCTATGACCCGTCCTTCGCTCTGTCCCATGTGGTTGCCGACGCGAACCCGATGCAGCAGGCCATCGGACGTCTTGACCAGGGCGTAGTCGCTGCCGCTCAGGTTGATCGTGCCCACCATGCGCAGCGTGTCGAGCGGGAACTGCTCGAGAAATTCGCGCGCCCTGGCCTGGTCCGGCCTGATCGAGCTGGCAGAAGTAGTTGTCGGGCGATCTTCGATCGCAGGCATGAACGGCGACCGCATGTCACTCGCCGAATAAACGAATGTCTCGTACGGCTTGATCTGCGGCAGCGGTTCGATACGGCCACCCCCGCGGGCATGCACTTCGCCGATGTACTGCTCGAGATCGGAAACATCCTTGGCGCAACCGCCCAGGGCCACCAGCGCAACGCCTGCAATAACAAATGAGCGCTTCATCGCTGTGCCCCCGCGGTGCCGCCTTCATCGTCCTCGAGATAGCGGTAGGTTTTTGCCGTCAGGTCCAGCACCAGGTCGGAGTCATTGTCGTTGCTGGTACGTTTAATTTCGATATCGTGCAGGGTCACGATGCGCGGCAGCGCCGCCACACCACTGACGAATGCCGCCAGCTCGTGAAACGAACCGCGCAGCCGGATACGAATCGGCAGCTCAGCGTAAAAATCCTGCTGCACCTCGCCGGCCGGCTGGAATAACTCCTCGTCCAGACCCGCCGCCAGACCGGTCTGCGAAATATCTACCAGCAGGCTGGGTACCTCGGTGCGGTTTGGTAGCTGGCGCAGCATGGCGCCAAACGAGCCTTCCATCTGGTTGAGCTGCTCGGTATAGGCTTCCAGGTTGACCGCTTTGCGTTGCTTGGTCTCGAACGTCGTACGCAGGGTTTGTTCTTCCTGCTGTACCCGCTCCAGTTGTGGCAGCTGGCCTTTTACGACGAAATAGTAAACACCACCGCCGACCACCAGGATGAAAAGCAGACCGATAAAAAGCGAGCGAAACAGCAGCGGCCAGCGGCCGATGTCATTGAAGTCGAGCGACTGGAGTTGTTCGAGGAAGTTCATGAGTCGTCTTCCTCCTCCACTTTGCGCGGGTTGGTCTGCTCGGCAAAAATTGTGAACTCACTGCTGCGGGACGGCCCGGTGTCTTTCGTTTCAACAACGTCGAGTCCGGGATCAGTCAGCCATGCCGAGCGGTCGATGTTGCGCATGTACGCCGATACGCGCGTGCTCGACTGCGCTTTACCGCGCAGCGTAATGCGTTTACCGGCTTGCTTTACCAGGTCGAGATGCACGCCGTCGGGAAGAGTGCGGGCAAGCTCGTCAAACAGGTGCACAACCTCGGGCCGGCTGCGCTGCAGCTGCTCGATAATCTGCATGCGTGCCAGCAGCCGCTCCTTCTTGCTTTCCAGATCCCGGATTTCGCCAATCTGCTCGTCGAGCCTTTTGATCTCGGCTTTGAGCATGTCGTTCCGGTTTACCTGGTGCTCGATCTGGCCGTTGACCATGCTCTTGGCGCCAAAGACCGCAGCGGCACCGATCAGTACCGCACCGGCGGCAGCGACGGCAAAGTTGCGTTGGCGCTCTTTGCGTAACTCTTCGCGCCATGGAAGTAGATTAATACGAGGCATTTCAGTCGAAACTCCGCAACGCCAGGCCACAGGCAGTGAGTAACGCAGTGGCGTCCTTGTGTACGCCGGCGGCCTTGGCTTTCGAGGCAACTTTCATTTTTCCGAGTGGATCACCGATCTCAGTCGGTATACCAACCCTGCTTGCAATGAGGTCGGCCACGCCGGGAATGTTGGCGCAGCCACCGCATATGAGAATGTGTTCCGGTTGTTCGCGGCCGCCGCCTGAAGCCAGGTAAAACTGCAGTGAGCGGCTGACCTGCTGGGTCATATCGTCAATGAAAGCATCCAGCACTTCGGGTCCGTAGTTACTCGGTAACCCGCCTTCTTTTTTCGCCCGGCCGGCCTCCTGCAGGCTGAGGCCGTAGGTTCGCATGATCTCTTCGGTGAGCTGTTGGCCGCCGAAAGCAAA encodes:
- a CDS encoding PilN domain-containing protein, with the translated sequence MPRINLLPWREELRKERQRNFAVAAAGAVLIGAAAVFGAKSMVNGQIEHQVNRNDMLKAEIKRLDEQIGEIRDLESKKERLLARMQIIEQLQRSRPEVVHLFDELARTLPDGVHLDLVKQAGKRITLRGKAQSSTRVSAYMRNIDRSAWLTDPGLDVVETKDTGPSRSSEFTIFAEQTNPRKVEEEDDS
- a CDS encoding pilus assembly protein PilP; the encoded protein is MKRSFVIAGVALVALGGCAKDVSDLEQYIGEVHARGGGRIEPLPQIKPYETFVYSASDMRSPFMPAIEDRPTTTSASSIRPDQARAREFLEQFPLDTLRMVGTINLSGSDYALVKTSDGLLHRVRVGNHMGQSEGRVIEISDSEIKLIEIISDGLGGYIERPAAVALSD
- the pilQ gene encoding type IV pilus secretin PilQ; translated protein: MATAWSADAPGNMLQEIDVQTLPGQQLQLQLRLSGPAPEPLSFTIDRPARISLDLPDTGLALPSRRKDVDIGSLRTILAAEASGRTRIVLNLDSLVPYETRVEGNSIFVTLATAPQYAEAAPAFGPGTSTTTSMASTPTLPGERSIQAVDFRRGNDGSGRVIVTLSDPRTVVDLREQGNTVIVDFKNTRLPAEFRRRMDVLDFATPVSTVDARQADSNARLVVAASGAYEQVAYQSDNLFTVELKPYIPTAADLFEEQQNKDYEGERLTLNFQDIDTRAVLQLLADVSGMNVVVSDTVTGNVTLRLQNVPWDQALDIILETKGLDMRQRDNVVIIAPAAELANRERAELEKLKQFEELAPLRSEFIQVNYAKASELATLIQSTADTQSLLSERGSVAIDERTNTLLVQDTADKLAEIRRLVQTLDVPVRQVLIESRIVVVNDDFSRELGVRMGYTGISDNSSDGLISVTGSSAGSDVIVSSAVDNLTTTGSPFPVTLPNIDDRFNINAPSGSPVGSVALAILDSDYLLDLELSALQSEGRGEIVSTPRVITANQQEARIKQGVEIPFQEASASGATATQFKEAVLQLVVTPLITPDDRIIMDLQVSKDNVGEVVPSANGGLVPSIDTREVVTQVLVDDGETVVLGGIYETEIRETNTKVPVLGDIPVVGNLFRQTQRINNKAELLIFVTPRILKDGANLN
- a CDS encoding type 4a pilus biogenesis protein PilO, whose product is MNFLEQLQSLDFNDIGRWPLLFRSLFIGLLFILVVGGGVYYFVVKGQLPQLERVQQEEQTLRTTFETKQRKAVNLEAYTEQLNQMEGSFGAMLRQLPNRTEVPSLLVDISQTGLAAGLDEELFQPAGEVQQDFYAELPIRIRLRGSFHELAAFVSGVAALPRIVTLHDIEIKRTSNDNDSDLVLDLTAKTYRYLEDDEGGTAGAQR